A genomic window from Chelonoidis abingdonii isolate Lonesome George chromosome 26, CheloAbing_2.0, whole genome shotgun sequence includes:
- the LOC116825787 gene encoding hepatic lectin-like — MDKERLQDELRIFRDRNFLRQKLRSSLTVYVLLALSYLLILILFAVSLSRVSVLSSQLNEMRNELKRNNSSNDFKLFPCGPEAREWEYFSGKCYYFSLRETSWQRAKVLCEEVHSRLAIINSHAQQNFIMYRTRNQRFWIGLSDKNSEGEWKWIDGSNSTTGFTYWKEGEPNNSGQNEDCAHVWTYGEWNDVDCTYKCYYICEKPAPRL; from the exons ACAGGAACTTCCTCCGGCAGAAGCTGAGATCCTCCCTCACAGTCTACGTGCTGCTGGCGCTTTCTTACCTGCTGATCCTCATCCTGTTTGCGGTGTCACTCTCCAGAG TTTCAGTGCTCTCTTCACAACTTAATGAAATGCGCAATGAGCTGAAACGGAATAATTCCAGCAACGATTTCAAAT TGTTCCCGTGCGGACCTGAGGCCCGGGAATGGGAATACTTCAGCGGGAAATGTTACTACTTCTCCTTGCGTGAGACATCTTGGCAGAGGGCGAAGGTGCTGTGCGAGGAGGTGCATTCGCGCCTGGCCATCATTAACAGCCATGCCCAGCAG AATTTTATCATGTACAGGACACGCAACCAGCGCTTCTGGATTGGTCTCTCAGACAAGAACTCAGAAGGGGAGTGGAAATGGATTGATGGGAGCAACTCCACAACCGGTTTCAC GTACTGGAAAGAGGGGGAGCCCAACAACAGCGGCCAGAACGAGGACTGTGCGCACGTCTGGACCTACGGGGAGTGGAACGACGTGGATTGCACATACAAGTGCTACTACATCTGTGAAAAGCCTGCACCTCGTCTGTGA